One window of Saccharopolyspora phatthalungensis genomic DNA carries:
- a CDS encoding MarR family winged helix-turn-helix transcriptional regulator: MGPKLETCTELLRPLRAMLGLKQFAMQRGQFTADHVPYAAAGLLTELVLRGECRASDLAHHRIVDASVVSRQVGQLEQAGLITRRHDPADRRVVLLRATPDGERAVAELERRKAEWIRDALAHWDDAKVRELAGLLGEAMDDIRRYTIKDGGCVAGPVTKEGTR, from the coding sequence ATGGGACCGAAACTCGAAACCTGCACCGAACTGCTCCGGCCACTCCGGGCCATGCTCGGCCTCAAGCAGTTCGCCATGCAGCGGGGACAGTTCACCGCCGATCACGTGCCCTACGCCGCCGCCGGGTTGCTCACCGAACTCGTCTTGCGCGGCGAATGCCGGGCCTCCGACCTCGCGCACCACCGCATCGTCGACGCGTCCGTGGTGAGCCGCCAAGTCGGGCAGCTGGAACAGGCCGGCCTGATCACGCGCCGACACGACCCCGCGGACCGGCGAGTGGTGCTGCTGCGCGCGACCCCCGACGGCGAGCGCGCGGTGGCCGAACTGGAACGCAGGAAAGCGGAATGGATCCGCGACGCGCTGGCGCACTGGGACGACGCCAAGGTGCGCGAACTCGCCGGACTGCTTGGGGAGGCGATGGACGACATCCGCCGCTACACGATCAAAGACGGGGGCTGCGTCGCAGGGCCCGTGACCAAGGAAGGAACTCGATGA
- a CDS encoding MarR family winged helix-turn-helix transcriptional regulator: protein MIEDEARSSTGGVREEGTDRRAAAETVERELVMMFRRARNLSTTVAAHVHPDLDPASYSLLLMVDDAGPLRGMDVADRTGLDKSTVSRQIATLVDLNLLERAPDPDDGRARRIQLSDLGRERLAEVRAERRKHLHGQFASWSTQDLKDLARLLGKLNTMM from the coding sequence GTGATCGAGGACGAGGCGCGAAGTTCGACCGGCGGGGTGCGCGAGGAAGGCACCGACCGGCGGGCTGCGGCGGAAACCGTCGAGCGCGAGTTGGTGATGATGTTCCGCCGCGCCCGCAACCTGTCGACGACGGTGGCCGCGCACGTGCACCCGGACCTGGACCCGGCCTCCTACAGCCTGTTGCTGATGGTCGACGACGCGGGGCCGCTGCGCGGCATGGATGTCGCGGACCGCACCGGGCTGGACAAGTCCACGGTGAGCAGGCAGATCGCGACCCTGGTCGATTTGAACCTGCTGGAGCGCGCGCCGGACCCCGACGACGGCCGGGCTCGCCGCATCCAGCTCTCCGACCTGGGCCGGGAGCGGTTGGCCGAGGTGCGCGCCGAGCGGCGCAAGCACCTGCACGGTCAGTTCGCCAGCTGGTCCACACAGGACCTGAAGGACCTCGCCCGTCTTCTGGGCAAGCTCAACACCATGATGTGA
- a CDS encoding pyridoxamine 5'-phosphate oxidase family protein — translation MGVTPDHLPPTGTAEAALLDLELSDLPTPNGGWQVPAALQQHGAVPDAPPLFVEHRSTPLPGSAGEHLLQRAYGTEKRARRFYDDQVLDHLNSQMKEFIGRMEMVFVATADARGDCDSSLRAGPRGFIEVLDDRHLCYPEYRGNGVLASLGNISENPHIGMLLVDFVNDLIGLHVNGKARIVEDADLRAIYPALPAEFDRPRTPERWVVVQVEEAYIHCRKHIPRMVPVLRNRNWGTDDAKRKGGDYFEAKGMPRPWHRTEPVGGSDH, via the coding sequence ATCGGTGTGACTCCCGATCACCTACCCCCGACCGGAACGGCCGAAGCGGCCCTGCTGGACCTGGAACTGTCCGACCTGCCCACCCCGAACGGTGGCTGGCAGGTCCCCGCCGCGCTCCAGCAACACGGTGCCGTTCCCGACGCCCCACCGCTGTTCGTCGAACACCGGTCGACCCCGCTGCCGGGCTCGGCGGGCGAGCATCTGCTGCAGCGGGCCTACGGCACCGAGAAGCGCGCCCGGCGGTTCTATGACGATCAGGTGCTGGACCATCTGAACTCGCAGATGAAGGAGTTCATCGGGCGGATGGAGATGGTCTTCGTGGCCACCGCCGACGCCCGCGGCGACTGCGATTCGAGCCTGCGCGCCGGGCCGCGCGGCTTCATCGAGGTCCTCGACGACCGCCACCTGTGTTACCCGGAGTACCGGGGCAACGGCGTGCTGGCCAGCCTGGGCAACATCAGCGAGAACCCGCACATCGGGATGCTGCTGGTGGACTTCGTCAATGACCTGATCGGCCTGCACGTCAACGGCAAGGCCCGCATCGTCGAAGACGCCGACCTGCGGGCCATCTACCCGGCGCTGCCCGCCGAGTTCGACCGCCCCCGCACGCCCGAGCGCTGGGTGGTGGTGCAGGTCGAGGAGGCATATATCCACTGCCGCAAGCACATTCCGCGGATGGTGCCGGTGCTGCGCAATCGCAACTGGGGCACCGACGACGCCAAGCGCAAGGGCGGCGACTACTTCGAGGCCAAGGGCATGCCGCGACCGTGGCACCGGACCGAACCGGTGGGCGGCTCCGACCACTGA
- a CDS encoding MFS transporter, giving the protein MTTSTATAPAATAPARRDGSAEPAAESSMTHRQILEAMSGLMLALLVAILSSTIVSNALPRIIADLNGTQGQYTWVVTAMLLTSTASTPIWGKLADLFSKKLLYQLAITIFTAGSVLGGFAQSMETLIGFRALQGIGMGGLQALIQVVIAAMVAPRDRGRYSGYIGATFAVATVSGPLVGGLIVDTPWLGWRWCFWVTVPIAVIAFIVLGKTLKLPVIKRPVKIDWFGALFLVGGVSLLLVWVSLAGKQFDWWSVETASYVGGGLLALLIAVVIETKVSEPIVPLRMFRNSTVTLATIGTVAVGTAMFGGAVFLGQYFQIARSFTPTIAGLMTLPMVGGLFISSTVSGQIISRVTGKIKPFLVIGSIVMVAAMGLLSTIDHETNLVLVGVYLFLMGTGVGMLMQNLVLAVQNSTSGKDMGSVTSVVTFFRTLGGSAGVSVLGAVLATRVSDYIMQGLAKIPGAARAAGSGGGSLDVNHLPEPVQTIVRASYGDAIGDIFFVAACVSVVTFLAVIFLREVPLRTTVDSHGGKEPVAMTAHDAVDNLTQPVDNSAATRLVPNGSAQLGGVGPRPGRPTAEPVDNSVDDDLDAWSEPVGPRRYAVNGKHLAGNLATPVDGGGLFVHGTVHDSIGTPVPGVVLTLTDANGRQVERARADQDGQFRLAVGHGGTYVLIASGGSYQPTASMVVVADRPVRHDVQLLGAGRLTGLVHVGGQGVAGAMVVLTDVRGEVVSAVGTGSDGHYLFADLVGGAYALTVTAPGYRPVANSVTVTDGEQATMDVALQAGTQLSGVVRSANLRVAVPDARVTLLDSGGAVVGAATTDIDGNYTFTDLPDGEYTVIATGYPPIATPLRLSGEQSTHDVELGYPQAD; this is encoded by the coding sequence ATGACCACCTCGACGGCGACGGCGCCGGCCGCGACAGCGCCGGCCCGCCGGGACGGGAGTGCCGAGCCCGCCGCGGAATCGTCGATGACGCATCGGCAGATCCTGGAGGCGATGTCGGGCCTGATGTTGGCGCTGTTGGTCGCCATCCTCAGCTCGACGATCGTGTCGAACGCGCTGCCCCGGATCATCGCCGACCTCAATGGCACCCAGGGCCAGTACACCTGGGTGGTCACGGCGATGCTGCTCACCTCGACCGCGTCCACCCCGATCTGGGGCAAGCTCGCCGACCTGTTCAGCAAGAAGTTGCTCTACCAGTTGGCCATCACGATCTTCACGGCCGGCTCGGTGCTCGGCGGGTTCGCGCAGTCGATGGAGACGCTCATCGGTTTCCGTGCCCTGCAGGGCATCGGCATGGGCGGCCTGCAGGCGCTGATCCAGGTCGTGATCGCCGCGATGGTCGCCCCGCGCGACCGCGGGCGCTACAGCGGCTACATCGGCGCCACCTTCGCGGTCGCCACGGTCAGCGGTCCGCTCGTCGGCGGGCTCATCGTGGACACCCCCTGGCTGGGGTGGCGCTGGTGCTTCTGGGTGACGGTGCCGATCGCCGTGATCGCCTTCATCGTGCTCGGCAAGACGCTGAAACTGCCGGTCATCAAGCGGCCGGTCAAGATCGACTGGTTCGGTGCGTTGTTCCTGGTCGGCGGCGTGAGCCTGCTGCTGGTGTGGGTCTCGCTGGCCGGCAAGCAGTTCGACTGGTGGTCGGTGGAGACCGCGTCCTACGTCGGTGGCGGCCTGCTCGCCCTGCTCATCGCGGTGGTGATCGAGACCAAGGTCAGCGAGCCGATCGTGCCGCTGCGGATGTTCCGCAATTCGACTGTCACGCTGGCCACCATCGGCACCGTCGCGGTCGGCACCGCGATGTTCGGCGGCGCGGTGTTTCTGGGGCAGTATTTCCAGATCGCGCGCAGCTTCACCCCGACCATCGCGGGGCTGATGACGCTGCCGATGGTCGGCGGGCTGTTCATCTCCTCGACCGTGTCCGGCCAGATCATCTCCAGGGTCACCGGCAAGATCAAGCCGTTCCTGGTGATCGGCTCGATCGTGATGGTCGCCGCGATGGGACTGCTGAGCACCATCGATCACGAGACGAACCTGGTGCTGGTCGGGGTCTACCTGTTCCTGATGGGCACCGGGGTCGGCATGTTGATGCAGAACCTGGTGCTGGCGGTGCAGAACTCCACCAGCGGCAAGGACATGGGGTCGGTGACCTCGGTCGTGACGTTCTTCCGGACCCTCGGCGGTTCGGCGGGTGTCTCGGTGCTGGGCGCCGTACTGGCCACCCGGGTGTCGGACTACATCATGCAGGGGCTGGCGAAGATCCCCGGTGCCGCGCGGGCGGCCGGATCGGGCGGCGGCTCGCTGGACGTCAACCACCTGCCGGAGCCGGTGCAGACCATCGTGCGAGCGTCCTACGGCGATGCGATCGGCGACATCTTCTTTGTCGCCGCGTGCGTCTCGGTGGTCACCTTCCTCGCGGTGATCTTCCTCCGGGAGGTTCCGCTGCGCACTACGGTCGACAGTCATGGGGGAAAGGAGCCGGTTGCGATGACCGCGCACGACGCTGTGGACAACTTGACTCAGCCTGTGGACAACTCGGCCGCGACGCGTCTCGTGCCGAACGGCTCTGCCCAGCTCGGGGGTGTCGGCCCACGGCCCGGGCGACCGACCGCCGAGCCTGTGGACAACTCTGTGGATGACGACTTGGATGCCTGGTCAGAGCCGGTCGGGCCGCGTCGCTACGCGGTCAACGGCAAGCACTTGGCGGGCAACCTGGCGACCCCGGTCGACGGGGGTGGGCTGTTCGTGCACGGCACCGTCCATGACTCCATCGGCACCCCGGTCCCCGGCGTGGTGCTCACCCTGACCGACGCCAACGGGCGGCAGGTGGAGCGCGCCCGCGCCGACCAGGACGGGCAGTTCCGGCTCGCGGTCGGCCACGGCGGCACCTACGTGCTGATCGCCTCCGGCGGCAGCTACCAACCGACCGCCTCGATGGTCGTGGTCGCCGACCGCCCGGTGCGCCACGACGTGCAGCTGCTCGGCGCCGGGCGGCTTACCGGCCTGGTGCACGTCGGCGGCCAGGGCGTCGCCGGGGCGATGGTGGTGCTTACCGACGTCCGCGGCGAGGTGGTCTCCGCCGTCGGGACCGGATCGGATGGGCACTACCTCTTCGCCGACCTGGTCGGCGGGGCCTACGCGCTGACCGTCACCGCGCCCGGCTACCGGCCGGTGGCGAACTCGGTCACCGTGACCGACGGCGAGCAAGCCACCATGGACGTCGCGCTGCAGGCGGGCACGCAGCTAAGCGGCGTGGTCCGGTCGGCCAACCTCAGGGTCGCGGTGCCCGATGCGCGGGTGACGCTGCTGGACTCCGGTGGGGCCGTCGTCGGCGCGGCCACCACCGACATCGACGGCAATTACACCTTCACCGACCTGCCGGACGGCGAGTACACGGTGATCGCGACGGGTTACCCGCCGATCGCAACGCCCTTGCGGCTCTCGGGCGAGCAGAGCACGCACGACGTCGAGCTCGGCTACCCGCAGGCCGACTGA
- a CDS encoding YceI family protein, whose amino-acid sequence MDLGQRQAAPRGTAPAGAGAVTATVRGGDGWPVPEAVLTVIDGTGNQVARVQGDAQGSVVASGLRGGAYTAIVTAVGFEPVARTTLVHDGTAATLGEVELRRVGGADLPAPGLWRIDPVHSSIQVTAKHLGISSIHGRFNEFAGEVHIGNPVESSTVEVQIVAASIDTANRMRDDHLRNPDFLDVERYPEITFRSTGLRPRGGDRWDLDGELTLCGVTRPVRLDTRFAGVGPDPWGGTRASATATTQLRREDFAMTFNQALQSGIAAIGTTLKVEIDIQAVREG is encoded by the coding sequence ATGGATCTCGGCCAACGACAGGCCGCGCCACGCGGGACCGCGCCCGCCGGAGCGGGAGCGGTCACCGCGACGGTGCGCGGCGGCGACGGCTGGCCGGTGCCCGAAGCGGTGCTGACCGTCATCGACGGCACCGGCAACCAGGTCGCCCGGGTGCAGGGCGACGCGCAGGGCTCGGTGGTCGCCTCCGGTCTGCGGGGCGGTGCCTACACGGCGATCGTCACGGCGGTCGGGTTCGAGCCGGTCGCCCGGACCACGCTGGTGCACGACGGGACGGCCGCCACTCTCGGCGAAGTCGAACTGCGCCGGGTCGGCGGGGCCGACCTGCCCGCGCCCGGCTTGTGGCGGATCGACCCGGTGCACTCGTCGATCCAGGTCACCGCCAAGCACCTGGGGATCAGCAGCATCCACGGCCGTTTCAACGAGTTCGCCGGCGAGGTGCACATCGGCAACCCGGTCGAATCGTCGACGGTCGAGGTCCAGATCGTCGCGGCCAGCATCGACACGGCCAACCGGATGCGCGACGACCACCTGCGCAACCCGGACTTCCTGGACGTCGAGCGGTACCCGGAGATCACCTTCCGGTCCACCGGCCTGCGCCCGCGCGGCGGCGACCGCTGGGACCTCGACGGTGAGCTGACGCTGTGCGGGGTGACCCGGCCGGTGCGGCTGGACACCCGGTTCGCCGGGGTCGGCCCGGACCCGTGGGGCGGCACCCGCGCGTCGGCGACGGCGACCACGCAGCTGCGCCGCGAGGACTTCGCGATGACGTTCAACCAGGCGTTGCAGAGCGGAATCGCCGCGATCGGCACCACGCTGAAGGTGGAGATCGACATCCAGGCGGTTCGCGAGGGTTGA